A part of Tigriopus californicus strain San Diego chromosome 10, Tcal_SD_v2.1, whole genome shotgun sequence genomic DNA contains:
- the LOC131889606 gene encoding thioredoxin domain-containing protein 17-like, giving the protein MVQKYKVEGFEAFEAKLADIQREFAGKTVLVLFSGSKDPKTHQSWCPDCVTAEPVVQACLDKAPEPEQVVFLYVGVGSREFWKDPQCIFRTHQSTQLKAVPTLIKWGSPQRLEESQCNRPDMVEMLFDD; this is encoded by the exons ATGGTTCAAAAGTACAAGGTGGAAGGATTCGAGGCCTTTGAGGCCAAATTAGCCGATATTCAGCGAGAGTTTGCCGGAAAAACGGTGCTAGTGCTTTTCTCCGGTTCCAAGGATCCCAAGA CCCATCAAAGTTGGTGTCCGGATTGCGTGACCGCTGAGCCCGTGGTCCAGGCGTGTCTGGACAAGGCGCCAGAACCCGAGCAAGTGGTATTCTTGTACGTAGGTGTGGGGTCGCGAGAGTTTTGGAAAGATCCCCAGTGCATTTTCCGCACCCACCAGTCCACTCAACTCAAGGCCGTGCCGACGCTTATCAAATGGGGCAGCCCTCAAAGACTCGAGGAAAGTCAGTGCAATCGACCCGACATGGTGGAAATGCTCTTTGACGATTGA
- the LOC131889601 gene encoding large ribosomal subunit protein uL13-like: protein MPGFSPKPVVIDGRGHLLGRLASITAKFLLNGNKVVIVRTEGIQMSGNFYRNKLKYLKFLRLRCNVKPLRGPFHFRAPGKIFWRTVRGMVPHKTERGKLALKRLQTFEGIPSPYDKKKRMVIPAALKVLRLKPGRKFCSLGRLSHEVGWKYQDVVATLEAKRKVKSEAYYKKAKTLRKVRLDTQKETKVAKRLADYEKVIHSFGHA, encoded by the exons ATGCCGGGTTTCTCCCCCAAG CCAGTGGTGATCGATGGGCGCGGCCATTTGTTGGGCCGCCTGGCCTCGATCACGGCCAAGTTCCTGTTGAACGGCAACAAAGTGGTGATCGTCCGCACGGAAGGCATCCAAATGTCGGGCAACTTCTACCGTAACAAGCTGAAGTATCTGAAGTTCTTGCGCTTGCGATGCAACGTCAAGCCCCTACGTGGACCTTTCCATTTCCGCGCTCCCGGAAAGATCTTCTGGCGGACTGTGCGAG GTATGGTGCCTCACAAGACCGAGCGTGGCAAGTTGGCTCTGAAGCGTCTGCAGACCTTCGAGGGCATTCCCTCCCCTTACGACAAGAAGAAGCGCATGGTGATCCCGGCCGCTTTGAAAGTGCTCCGCCTCAAGCCCGGACGCAAG TTCTGCTCCTTGGGCCGACTCTCGCATGAAGTGGGATGGAAGTACCAGGACGTCGTGGCCACGCTCGAGGCCAAGCGAAAGGTCAAGTCCGAAGCTTATTACAAGAAGGCCAAGACATTGCGCAAAGTGCGCCTGGACACTCAGAAGGAGACTAAGGTGGCCAAGCGGCTCGCAGACTACGAGAAGGTCATCCACAGTTTTGGTCATGCCTAA
- the LOC131889596 gene encoding putative 3-methyladenine DNA glycosylase produces MTSSLSSSTAPLASLAESSKCARLSTEFFNQSCRVLARSLLGQTLCRRLSPTCILKGKIVETEMYPGHQDHASHSFNQKRTARNGAMFMEPGTSYVYSIYGMYHCFNISSQEEGGAVLIRSLEPLGYEDHWAILKANRCSKRKLASLRVQDLTNGPSKLCLSFDINKVNGNALDLKKSDQIWVEKGDNLPEDSIFVSTRIGIGSSGEASVNKPYRFYVKNNEHVSILDSTDPFKTRKRRRKEVKE; encoded by the exons ATGACCTCATCATTATCGTCATCAACAGCACCATTAGCGTCATTGGCGGAGTCCTCCAAGTGTGCGCGACTTTCTACCGAGTTTTTTAATCAATCGTGTCGGGTATTAGCCCGGAGTCTCTTGGGTCAAACATTATGCCGGAGACTTTCACCTACTTGTATCCTAAAAGGAAAGATCGTCGAGACCGAAATGTATCCCGGCCATCAAGATCATGCATCGCACagcttcaatcaaaaaaggaCTGCTCGCAATGGGGCCATGTTCATGGAACCGGGCACCTCTTACGTCTACAGTATTTATGGCATGTACCATTGCTTTAATATTTCCAGTCAAG AGGAGGGCGGAGCCGTCCTCATTCGCAGTCTGGAACCTCTTGGTTACGAGGATCATTGGGCCATATTGAAAGCCAATCGTTGTAGTAAGCGTAAGTTGGCCTCTCTTCGCGTCCAGGACTTGACCAATGGTCCATCGAAACTCTGTTTGAGTTTTGACATCAACAAGGTCAACGGGAATGCActggatttaaaaaaatcggatCAAATTTGGGTGGAGAAGGGCGATAACCTTCCGGAGGACTCAATTTTCGTCTCGACCCGTATTGGGATTGGCTCCAGTGGTGAGGCGAGTGTGAATAAACCCTACCGATTCTACGTCAAGAACAATGAGCACGTGAGTATATTAGATTCCACGGATCCCTTTAAAACGAGAAAGCGAAGGCGAAAGGAAGTaaaggaataa
- the LOC131889605 gene encoding mitochondrial intermembrane space import and assembly protein 40-like, which produces MASYCEEKGKDRIIFLNPMDAHPNSSSVTFSSESEDTAPQGLVQSDGSINWNCPCLGGMAVGPCGMEFREAFECFHYSESDPKGAECLDKFSQMQGCMKQFPDLYESADDPPELGQIAETPSDPIVPETPTNPNPEKTEPAQ; this is translated from the exons ATGGCATCCTATTGTGAGGAAAAAGGTAAAGATCGGATCATCTTCTTAAACCCCATGGACGCCCATCCCAATTCGTCGTCAGTGACTTTTTCATCTGAGTCAGAAGACACGGCTCCCCAAGGCTTGGTCCAATCTGATGGGTCCATCAACTGGAACTGCCCGTGTTTGGGAGGCATGGCCGTCGGACCGTGTGGGATGGAATTTCGGGAGGCTTTCGAGTGCTTCCATTACAG TGAGTCAGACCCCAAAGGTGCCGAATGTTTGGACAAGTTCAGCCAGATGCAAGGATGCATGAAGCAGTTCCCTGACCTGTACGAGAGTGCCGACGACCCACCCGAATTAGGCCAAATAGCCGAGACACCCTCGGACCCGATTGTTCCAGAAACGCCCACCAACCCCAACCCAGAAAAGACGGAACCCGCCCAGTGA
- the LOC131889594 gene encoding COP9 signalosome complex subunit 7a-like, with the protein MNAASDMMTTGIGGSTSSGLTATSTSGPAVNSSLSTHESFLLLANGAKGAALIALVKQVLESPNVFVFGELLDHPNIQAMKDVKESAAGYHALLEIFAYADYSAYQNRQDQLPPLSPPMSQKLRLLTLCSMATTHKILPYARLQTALALASVRELEDLIIEGASANVIQGKLDQQLLHFEVDFTMARDIQRNDIPGVLSTLEAWCTSCDHILTDLEEQVQRANEMKQADVDHKNHIEAQVSMIRKQIKAQHQHSGEGAEDPDSQMVSDRLGGGSGYDRRDKKTAKNKGQRTQTGGGASSSSGASGSQAKGFWHK; encoded by the exons ATGAATGCGGCTAGTGATATGATGACCACTGGGATAGGGGGATCGACATCATCGGGCCTGACTGCCACGTCCACCTCGGGCCCCGCCGTCAATAGCAGTTTGTCCACCCACGAATCCTTTCTATTGTTGGCCAATGGGGCCAAAGGCGCGGCCTTGATCGCTCTGGTCAAACAAGTGCTGGAATCACCCAACGTGTTCGTGTTCGGTGAACTCTTGGACCATCCCAATATTCAGGCCATGAAGGACGTGAAGGAGTCGGCCGCCGGCTATCACGCTCTGCTCGAGATCTTCGCTTACGCCGATTACTCGGCCTATCAGAACCGCCAAGACCAGCTCCCGCCGCTCAGTCCGCCCATGAGTCAGAAGCTCCGATTGCTCACCCTGTGTTCTATGGCCACCACCCACAAGATCTTGCCCTATGCCCGTCTTCAGACGGCCTTGGCCCTGGCCTCAGTGCGTGAACTCGAGGATCTGATCATCGAAGGTGCCAGTGCCAATGTCATCCAAGGCAAACTTGACCAGCAGTTGCTCCACTTCGAAGTGGACTTCACCATGGCCCGGGACATTCAACGG AATGACATCCCCGGCGTTCTTTCGACCTTAGAAGCCTGGTGCACCTCGTGCGATCACATCCTCACAGATCTAGAAGAACAGGTTCAACGGGCTAACGAAATGAAACAAGCCGATGTGGACCACAAAAATCACATCGAAGCCCAG GTGTCCATGATCCGCAAGCAAATCAAGGCTCAGCACCAGCACTCGGGGGAAGGTGCGGAAGACCCCGATTCTCAAATGGTGTCGGATCGCCTCGGTGGTGGCTCGGGCTACGATCGTCGGGACAAGAAGACGGCCAAAAATAAAGGACAAAGAACTCAGACGGGTGGTGGCGCCAGCAGCTCCTCGGGAGCGAGTGGGTCCCAGGCCAAGGGGTTCTGGCACAAATGA
- the LOC131889597 gene encoding GTP:AMP phosphotransferase AK3, mitochondrial-like, with protein MPFLRPISSCLRLTVSRSYASVPPQGIHALIIGAPGSGKGTISNWIVRDFKLQHVSSGDLLRDHMRRGTPLGQEARSFMEKGDLVPDQTMVGLIASELKALGQGNWLLDGFPRTLPQAETLQKETPVNVVVHLDVPFETIIGRVKDRWVHPASGRIYNTVFNPPKEPFQDDITGEPLIQREDDKPESVQNRLQIFSDSTQPVLDFYDKMGILKVFHGTESKKIYPHVQKYMHEKFQ; from the coding sequence ATGCCCTTTCTACGCCCTATTTCGAGCTGCCTTCGGCTAACCGTGAGCCGCTCCTATGCCAGTGTGCCGCCCCAAGGCATTCACGCTCTCATCATTGGTGCCCCGGGCTCGGGCAAAGGCACCATCTCCAACTGGATCGTGCGCGACTTTAAGCTCCAACACGTGAGCTCGGGTGATTTGCTTCGCGATCACATGCGACGCGGCACGCCCTTGGGCCAGGAAGCCCGCTCCTTCATGGAGAAAGGCGATCTTGTGCCTGATCAGACCATGGTGGGCTTGATTGCGTCCGAGCTCAAGGCTTTGGGCCAGGGCAATTGGCTCTTGGATGGCTTCCCCCGGACCTTACCGCAAGCTGAGACTTTGCAAAAGGAAACGCCGGTCAACGTGGTCGTCCATCTGGACGTGCCGTTTGAGACCATCATTGGCCGTGTCAAGGACCGTTGGGTGCATCCGGCCTCGGGTCGCATTTACAATACTGTTTTTAATCCCCCCAAGGAGCCCTTCCAGGATGATATCACGGGTGAGCCGCTCATCCAACGGGAAGATGACAAGCCCGAGTCGGTCCAAAACCGCTTGCAAATCTTTTCGGATAGCACCCAGCCCGTCCTGGACTTCTATGACAAGATGGGTATTCTCAAAGTTTTCCATGGCACGGAATCGAAGAAGATTTACCCGCATGTCCAGAAATACATGCACGAGAAGTTCCAATAA
- the LOC131889579 gene encoding E3 UFM1-protein ligase 1-like, producing MSNDWDEIRRLASDLQRAQLSGSIQRLSERNCIEIVTRLTHLGLVDVVYTTDGKEYLTPQQLHREIRDELYMARGRVSLVDLAHTLNVDFSHVEGQAQIISKQDQKVHLILGQLVDSNYMDALAEQVNEKLQLEGTMNVSTMAKEYDLPGDFIQEQIATRLGSIIEGFTDEQDPKVILTPSYVQRNKAKIRGVLSAITVPTPVASIINSYKIQEQIFFSLAEELIQNQRIFGSIVGGKRAAKATFNPQSYAKAQTRWVDDFLTQNGYLEFDALSRLGISDPAAYIRKRFKDDHLTFLSSCCLSSQVVDTIDSSIDEAFVSQNWLDLSTLLPSVLSEEDGNLMLRKILDKKKHDSSHGRKSLEYQVFGQVVLFPQNILNRIETSFDEIIKEQAQNDLQNQTYAKLLNRNSGDKFEVVENDDKMDKKEERRKKATGGKGGGGTQGRETKTKSTKKKFGKGKRNDDFSDDEDDLVSKKKGTANDAKSIQLMNRGELEKKLEAMTFLHDCPEDVFTDMASFLHPRLNEKFKSLLVELYQSSQQMSVHDRKKTHNQLQENCNTNFSLLRICDKGLSHFDNEEQERKPLKKHLFKTLCTDLLNDVFAFIRDDHDINVGTGKDLNSDQRSKILSGVPKNVGEPLQELQKALSASENVEEFLEAVEEHISAASDVYIRKADKKKDRQLVFNHRQAMLDQLEETEDPALTLHLAVTLLFQIHYGTILHASGKFVPQILGHVIQFLDADDAQIMRDFEQLVLEMITLKDADKQASIKEQMLELSPKVKSVVTSYRKSSSKAAGEM from the exons ATGTCCAACGATTGGGATGAAATCCGGCGTCTGGCCTCGGATTTGCAGCGGGCTCAATTGAGCGGATCGATTCAGCGACTCTCCGAACGAAATTGCATCGAGATTGTAACGCGGTTGACTCATTTGGGACTTGTTGACGTCGTCTACACTACCGATGGCAAGGAATACCTAACGCCTCAACAGCTCCACCG AGAGATCCGAGATGAGTTGTACATGGCCAGAGGTCGAGTTAGTCTCGTGGACTTGGCTCACACGCTCAACGTGGATTTTTCTCATGTGGAAGGCCAG GCCCAAATAATATCCAAGCAAgatcaaaaagttcatttgatTCTGGGTCAATTGGTGGACTCGAACTACATGGATGCACTGGCTGAGCAAGTCAACGAGAAGCTCCAACTGGAAGGAACCATGAACGTGTCTACTATGgccaaggaatatgatttgCCGGGAGATTTCATTCAGGAGCAAATCGCTACTCGTCTAGGGAGCATCATAGAAGGCTTCACCGACGAGCAAGATCCCAAGGTCATTCTGACTCCTTCGTACGTTCAAAGGAACAAGGCCAAGATTCGGGGAGTACTGTCCGCTATCACCGTGCCTACACCAGTGGCCAGTATCATCAATAGCTACAAAATTCAG GAGCaaattttcttctctttggccGAGGAGCTGATTCAGAACCAGCGGATATTTGGCTCGATCGTGGGTGGCAAAAGAGCTGCCAAAGCCACTTTCAATCCTCAAAGCTACGCCAAAGCTCAAACTCGTTGGGTGGACGATTTCCTAACCCAAAATGGTTACTTGGAATTCGACGCCCTGTCGCGTTTAGGAATTTCCGATCCTGCCGCCTATATTCGCAAACGGTTCAAAGACGATCATCTGACTTTCCTGTCCAGCTGTTGCCTGAGCTCCCAAGTAGTCGACACCATCGATTCTTCGATTGACGAGGCGTTTGTGTCCCAGAATTGGTTAGACCTCTCCACCCTCTTACCGAGTGTTCTCTCGGAAGAAGATGGTAATTTGATGTTGCGCAAGATACTGGACAAAAAGAAACACGATTCCAGTCATGGACGCAAATCTCTCGAGTATCAGGTCTTTGGTCAGGTGGTCTTGTTTCCACAGAACATATTGAATCGCATCGAAACCTCGTTTGATGAGATTATTAAGGAGCAGGCTCAAAATGATTTACAAAATCAGACCTACGCTAAATTATTGAATCGCAACTCGGGTGACAAATTCGAAGTGGTGGAGAATGATgataaaatggacaaaaaggaagagcgaagaaaaaaagcaaccgGCGGTAAAGGTGGCGGAGGTACCCAAGGGCGGGAAACCAAGACCAAATCGACCAAgaagaaatttggaaaagggaAGCGGAACGACGATTTCTCGGATGACGAAGATGATTTGGTGTCCAAAAAGAAAGGTACGGCTAACGATGCAAAGTCCATCCAACTTATGAATAGGGGGGAACTCGAGAAGAAACTGGAAGCTATGACTTTCCTTCACGATTGTCCAGAGGACGTGTTTACCGACATGGCCTCTTTCCTCCATCCCCGTCTAAATGAAAAGTTCAAGTCCTTATTGGTTGAACTTTATCAATCCAGCCAACAAATGTCCGTCCACGATCGCAAGAAAACTCACAACCAGTTGCAGGAGAACTGCAATACGAATTTCTCCCTTTTGCGGATTTGTGATAAGGGGTTGAGCCACTTTGACAATGAAGAACAAGAGCGGAAACCCTTAAAAAAGCATCTTTTCAAGACCCTGTGCACCGACCTTTTGAACGATGTGTTTGCTTTTATTCGCGATGATCATGATATCAATGTTGGAACGGGCAAAGATTTGAACAGTGATCAGCGTTCAAAGATTCTATCTGGAGTGCCTAAAAACGTAGGGGAACCTTTGCAAGAACTCCAGAAGGCCTTAAGTGCCTCTGAGAATGTAGAGGAGTTCCTTGAAGCGGTGGAGGAGCATATTTCCGCCGCCAGTGATGTTTATATTCGTAAAGCggacaagaaaaaagatcgCCAATTGGTTTTCAACCATCGCCAGGCCATGTTAGATCAATTGGAAGAAACCGAAGACCCAGCCTTAACACTTCATTTGGCCGTGACTCTCCTCTTCCAAATTCATTATGGCACGATTCTTCATGCTAGTGGAAAATTTGTACCGCAAATCCTGGGACACGTGATACAATTTcttgatgctgatgatgccCAAATAATGAGGGATTTTGAACAACTTgtgttggaaatgatcacTCTCAAGGATGCCGATAAGCAAGCGAGCATCAAAGAGCAAATGTTGGAGCTTTCGCCTAAGGTTAAATCGGTGGTAACGTCCTACAGAAAGTCAAGCTCGAAAGCCGCAGGAGAAATGTGA
- the LOC131889589 gene encoding chromobox protein homolog 8-like produces the protein MASSASSSDEMVFAAEKITKKRLRKSKTEYLVKWKGWSPKYSTWEPEENILDARLIDQYEKRLANHATPHGTDTHVGGSSGDTPADVQAHKRAAKAKAKKEKDKLKKTSIAKEGSETRSSNATASGPKAPAFLLPTLSGRTPKVASRYEDKPNERKIKTEPPPTSKEVDSTTPHPNSAEKRVTGKQDFIAKKTESPASSMANDISASVDAKFDQSASDLERDLKLLPAKNGPAAEEATKTEPPTPPAPSTPAPPLSNTPKRPPLKRKWGEKKPAESRKGVVHPSKVLIPKTKGNPERKLKPDSPQSDAGISTGDQSEDDEDDEGEATIELTEWIPPDSWAFLNKVVVTDVTVDDLTVTMRECRTPEGFFNHTLSPFADKVRPLVNDKTCA, from the exons ATGGCGTCGTCGGCCTCATCCTCGGATGAAATGGTCTTTGCCGCCGAAAAGATCACCAAGAAACGTCTGCGGAAATCCAAGACCGAATATCTCGTCAAATGGAAAGGCTGGAGTCCCAAG TATTCGACATGGGAGCCTGAGGAGAACATACTGGACGCGCGGCTCATAGATCAGTATGAAAAGCGTTTGGCTAACCATGCCACACCCCATGGCACAGACACCCATGTCGGCGGATCAAGTGGCGATACCCCGGCGGATGTTCAGGCCCACAAGCGTGCAGCCAAGGCCAAAgctaagaaagaaaaagacaaactGAAAAAAACGTCCATCGCTAAGGAAGGATCCGAGACGCGGAGCTCGAATGCCACCGCAAGTGGACCCAAAGCCCCCGCATTTCTCCTACCCACGCTCAGTGGCCGCACACCTAAAGTCGCCTCGCGGTATGAAGACAAGCCCAACGAGCGGAAGATCAAGACCGAACCACCACCCACCTCTAAGGAGGTAGACAGTACAACGCCTCATCCGAATTCTGCCGAAAAGAGAGTAACCGGGAAACAAGATTTCATCGCGAAAAAGACTGAATCACCCGCGTCCTCTATGGCCAACGACATCTCTGCCTCTGTCGATGCCAAATTCGATCAATCAGCATCAGATTTGGAGCGCGATCTAAAGCTACTTCCCGCTAAAAATGGCCCGGCGGCCGAAGAGGCCACCAAGACTGAACCACCGACCCCTCCCGCCCCTTCGACTCCAGCGCCTCCATTGTCAAACACCCCTAAACGCCCGCCACTCAAACGCAAATGGGGTGAAAAAAAGCCCGCGGAGAGCCGTAAGGGAGTTGTCCATCCCAGTAAGGTTTTGATTCCTAAAACCAAGGGCAACCCAGAGCGAAAGCTCAAACCTGACTCGCCTCAATCAGATGCGGGCATATCAACCGGAGATCAGtccgaggacgacgaggatgacgaaGGGGAAGCCACTATCGAGCTTACAGAATGGATTCCACCAGACTCGTGGgcctttttgaataaagtggTCGTCACTGATGTCACCGTGGATGATTTGACCGTGACTATGCGGGAATGTCGCACACCTGAAGGGTTCTTTAACCACACCTTGAGCCCATTTGCAGACAAGGTTCGTCCTCTGGTGAATGATAAAACTTGCGCTTAA